Part of the Streptomyces europaeiscabiei genome is shown below.
CGGGTCGCGGGCCGTGAGCAGTGCCTCGATGTCCAGCCCCGCCGGGTTCGTGATGGTGCCCTTGATGTCGGCCACGGCCACGACCGTCAGACCGGCGCGGGCGAGGAAGCGGGCGGTGGCCCCGCCCATGGTGCCCAGGCCCTGCACGGCGACCCGCGTTCCGGCGTACGGCGCGTCGGCCCGGTCCAGGGCCGTGAGCACGGACTCGGCGACGCCGCAGCCGCCGACCAGCTCGTCGAGGCCGATGCCGTCCACCTGGACCGCGAAGGCGTCCGCGAGGCGCCGCCTGGCCGTCTCCTCGTCGTCGAGGAGGGGGTACACCGCTTGGATCGTCGACACCAGGCCCGCCTCCGCGGCCGCACGGTCCATCAGGTCCTGGGTGAGACCGAGGTCCTCGCCGGTGGTCCAGAAGTTCTCGATGTACGGGCGCATCGCGCGCAGGTAGCGGACGAGGACGTCGTACGCCTGCGGGTCCCGCGGGTCGTGGTCGATACCGCCCTTGGCACCGCCCAGCGGGACGTATCGACCCTCGGGGGCGTAGTGCAGCGCTTCCTTCATGGTCATGCCGCGGGCCAGTCCGGCGACCTCGTCGAGCGTGCAGCCCGGCCGCATCCGCAGACCACCGCTGGAGACCCCGCGCACCAGCCGGTCCACGACGAGAAAGCCCCGCCGGCCCGTGACGTGGTCGGTCCAGGTGAGGGACACGAAGGGAGGCGTGGTCATGGGGCTCCTCGGGACGGCCTGGAGAGGCGGAAGGAAAGGGTGCAGGTGGGTGAGGGCGGCGGGAACAAAAGGAGCTACTGAATAGTTGGTCAGTATTGCATCGTGCGGGGACGGGTCGGACCCGGCGCTGTCACAGGGGCGGACCATAATGGGATGCCTGAGCGAATCCACCAGGAGGTGCCGTGTCCGGTTCCGGATCCCGTTCTCTCAGCTCGGGGCTGCGCGCAGCGCGGCCCGCCGCCTTCGGCGCGGACCCGAGCGGTGCCCGGCTGGAGCGGATCCGCAGATCCCCGCACTTCGCGAACGGGGTCTTCGTGAACCCCGAGGGCGCGCAGGTCCGTCCCTCCGGCGGTGCCGCCGTGGAGATGGCGAAGAGCTACTTCCGCAAGGACGAGAGGGTGCGGCGTGCTCCGGCGGGGCTGATCCCCGTGCACTCCACGACCCTCGCCGACCTGGTCAGGCCCCCGGCGAGCGGACTGCGGATCACATGGATGGGCCATTCCAGTGTGCTCGCCGAGATCGATGGGCACCGGGTGCTCTTCGACCCGGTCTGGGGCGAGCGCTGCTCCCCGTTCGCCTTCGCCGGGCCGAAGCGGCTGCACCCGGTGCCGGTGCCCCTGGCCGCGCTCGGACCGGTCGACGTCGTCGTCATCTCGCACGACCATTACGACCACCTGGACATGCCCTCGATCAAGGAGCTGGCCGGTACGGACACGGTCTTCGCCGTGCCGCTCGGTGTCGGCGCCCATCTGGAGCACTGGGGCGTCTCCGCGAACCGGATCCGCGAGCTCGACTGGCACGAGGCGACGAAGGTCGGCGGCCTCACCCTGACCGCCACCCCCGCCCGGCACTTCTGCGGCCGGGGCCTGCGCAACACCCAGCACACGCTGTGGGCCTCCTGGGTCGTCGCCGGTGACGAGCACCGGATCTACCACAGCGGCGACACCGGGTACTTCGGGGGCTTCAAGGACATCGGTGCCGAGCACGGCCCGTTCGACATCACCATGATCCAGGTCGGTGCCTATTCGGAGTTCTGGCCCGACATCCACATGACTCCCGACGAGGGGCTGCAGACCCACCTCGACCTGCAGGGCGGCGAGCCCAGCGGCGTGATGATGCCGATCCACTGGGCGACGTTCAACCTGGCGATGCACGCCTGGGCTGAGCCGGGCGAGCGCATGATGTGGGCCACGCACGCTGCGGGGGTCACGATGGCCGCGCCGCAGCCGGGGGAGCCGTTCGAGCCGAAGAGCACACCGCCGGTGAATCCGTGGTGGCGTGCCGTGTCCCAGCAGCCGGTGGGCGGCTGGTCCGCCTGGCCGCCCGTGGGGGATCGGCTGGACCTGGTGGCGGAGAGCTGACACCAGGCCTGACGCCAGGCCTCCCTCAGGGGGCGTGGACATAGGTGTCGCGGTGGTGACCGGCAGGGTGAACGGGTCGAGAATTCTCCCGACAGGGTGATTTTTGGATTGACGTCGAGGGCCGGGGAGTAATTCGCTCCCCGGCCCTCGACGTCTGTTCTCGACCCTTTCTGGCCAACTCCGATCGAAATTCGAGCACAGAAGGAATTCGGCAGGAACAAGCGTCCGAAGAATTATCGGACTGTCGCACGAAGCCTCATACCAGAGCGGGGCGCATTGCGGAGGTATTTGTCAACTGCGCACCGCACCTGACGCGTTGGCGACTACTGTGAGTTGCCGTGGGGCGACGCAGTGCCGAATTCTTCGACTCTCGCGACCGACACGCGAGGGCGCATGCCCAAGTCGCCCGGACGCGGCACCCCCCACACCCCAGACGGACCAGTACGAGGACGCTGATGTCTCACCTTCGCGCACCGGCCGCACGCGCAGACCGCCGTGAGGGCGGGCGGCACGGGCGATCGGCCACCCGAGCCGTCCCCTCGCTGCCCGAGATCCACATACGGCCACAGCTGGTGCGCCTCGCGGTCCTGCCCCCCACCGCGGTGGCCCTCAGCGCCTGCGCCGCCGTCCTGTTCACGTTCCGCGCCGGCGGCGCCCGCCCCAGCCTCACCCTGTGGGCGGTCCTCGCCGGAGCCGCCGCGGTGGCTCTCGCCGGCATCGCGATCGCCGCCGTGGCCGCCGGCCGCACCGCCGGGTCCGTCCGCGAACGTCTCGGTGCCCTGCGGCAGGTCAGCACCAAGAGCGAGGACGACCTGCGCGCCCTCGTCGACGCGCTCCGGCGCGGCGACCAGCCGCCCGCCCGCGGAGCGCGACCCGAACCCGCCGCGGACGCAGACGACTTCGAACTGCTCAGCGGCGACCTGGCCCGCGCCCACGACAGCGCCGTCACCGCCGTCGTCCAGGCATCCCAGCTCTCCAGCCACGCGGGCAGCGAACAGAAGCTCGAAGTCTTTGTGAACCTGGCCCGCCGACTGCAGTCCCTCGTGCAGCGCGAGATCTCCATCCTCGACGATCTCGAGAACGAGATCGAGGACCCCGACCTCCTCAAGGGCCTCTTCCACGTCGACCACCTCGCCACCCGCATCCGCCGCCACGCCGAGAACCTCGCCGTCCTCGGCGGCGCCGTCTCCCGCCGCCAGTGGAGCAACCCCGTCTCCATGACCGAGGTGCTGCGCTCCGCGATCGCCGAGGTCGAGCAGTACTCCCGGGTCAAACTGGTGCCCCCGGTCGACGGCACCCTGCGCGGGCACGCCGTGGCCGACGTCATCCACCTCCTCGCCGAACTCGTCGAGAACGCCACGGTGTTCTCCGCCCCGCACACCCAGGTCCTGCTCCGCGCCAACCTCGTCACCTCCGGGCTCGCCGTCGAGGTCGAGGACAGGGGCCTCGGCATGCCCGTCACCGAGCAGAACAAGATGAACGCCCTGCTCGCCGACCCCGACCAGGTCAACGTCGCCAGCCTCCTCCAGGACGGCCGCATCGGCCTCTTCGTCGTCTCCCAGCTGGCCCGCCGCCACGGCATCCAGGTCCGCCTGCAGACCAACATCTACGGCGGAGTGCAGGCCGCGTTCGTCGTTCCCCAGGGCCTGCTCGGCAGCGACCCGAGCGACCTGCCGCAGACCCAGACCCAGCCCCAGCCCCAGACTCAGACCCAGCCCCAGACGCAGCCCCACACCGAGCAGAGCACCGGCGTACGCCGCCCCGACGCGCCCCGCCACGCACAGCCCGCCACTTCCCAGCGGGCGTCCGCGCCCGGACCCGCCGACCGTCCGGCGACCGACCGGTCAGGCCGGCCCACCCCAGGCCGGCCCCTACCGGCGCAGCCGGGCCGCCCGACCCCCGCGCAGCCCGCGCGCCCCGAGTCCGGTCACCGCTCCGCCCCGAATCCGGCGCGTGCCTCCGTGCCCCGGCAGCAGGGCCCCGGCCGGGCCGGCGGCCGGCAGGGGCCGGGCAGAGGCAGCGGCGGCCCGCCCCCGCTGCCGGTGCGCGGCGCCCGGGACGAGCGGCCCAACCCGGCCGAGGCCGTGCCCGGCGTCGGTCCCGACGACCGGCGGACCGTCGCCGAGAACACCGGCACACCTCCGACCCCCCGCGTCGGCGGCGCCGTACGCGGCACCATGGGCAGGCCCCAACTGCCCCGCCGCCGCGCCCAGCAGCACATCGTGCCCCAGCTCCGCGGCGGCCCCGCGCCCGCGCCCAGGCAGGACCCCGACCACTACATCGGCCACGACCCCGGGCTGATGGCCGCCTTCCAGCGCGGCATCGGACTCGCCGAGGCCCGTCAGATGGAGGGCTCCGACTGGGACACCTCCACACTGGACACGACCGCCGCGGACCTCGCACCCCCCGCCCCCGACGCCGCGTCCCGCATCGACACCGGACAGCTGAACACGGGCCACCTCGCCTCGGCGTCACCGGGCGGCACGGGCCGTACGGACGCACTCCACATGGAGCTGGCCCACATGGACGCGCCCCACAGGGACGCCGCCCAGCCCCTGGGCGGACACCCCAGGGGCGTCGCCCCCATAGCCGTACCGCCGCCGTCGGCCCTCGACGCGGCACACGACCGCACGTCCCGGCAGGACGGGAGCACACCGGCCGGATGATCACCCCCCTCCCCACCCCCACCACGGTCCCCACCCCCTCCGCTCCCGCAGACCAACGCACCCCAAGGAGTCGATCCACCATGGCGAGCGATGCGCCGACCGGCCATGTATCCGATCTCGACTGGCTGATGAGCGGCCTCGTCCAGCGCGTACCGCACACCAAGAGCGCGGTGCTGCTCTCCTGCGACGGGCTCGTGAAGTCGGTCCACGGCCTCGATCCGGACAGCGCCGACCACATGGCTGCCCTGGCCTCCGGCCTGTACTCCCTCGGACGCAGCGCGGGCGTCCGCTTCGGCGACGGCGGCGACGTCCGCCAGGTCGTCGTCGAACTCGACTCGACCCTGCTGTTCGTCTCCACCGCGGGCTCCGGCACCTGCCTCGCCGTGCTCGCCGGACGCGAGGCCGACGCCGCGGTCCTCGGCTACGAGATGGCGATGCTCGTCAAGAGCGTCCGCCCGTACCTGGTCACCCGGCCCCGCCAAAGCGTCGAACCCTCCGCGATGAGGCCTTGAACGTGCCCGCGGCCGGCGACGGACCTCTGTACGACGACGCCGCCGGGCGTCTGGTACGCCCCTACACCGTCATCAACGGCCGGACCCGGCCGACCACCGCGCTCGATCTCCTCTCACAGGTGATGGCCACCGGGGCGACCCCCCTCGGCTATCTCGGCCCCGAGCACGCAACCGCACTCGACCTGTGCCGGGCACCCGTCTCGGTCGCCGAGGTCGCCGCTCACCTGAAGCTGCCGGCGGCGGTCACCAAGGTGCTGCTGTCCGACCTTGTCGACTGCGGGGCCCTCACCACCAAGCCCCCGGTTTTCCACCACAACCCGACAGACCGGTCTCTTCTGGAGGCAGTGCTCGATGGACTACGACGACAGCTCTGATCCCTTTCCCGCCGCACTGAAGATCTTGGTGGCGGGAGGGTTCGGGGTCGGCAAGACGACCTTCGTCGGCGCGGTGAGCGAGATCGCGCCGCTGAGCACGGAGGAACTGCTCACCACAGTGAGCGCCGCCACCGACAATCTCGACGGCATCGAGAACAAGGTCGAGACGACCGTCGCGATGGACTTCGGCCGCATCACACTCGATCCGCGCCATGTGCTCTACCTGTTCGGCACCCCCGGGCAGCAGCGGTTCTGGTTCATGTGGGACGAACTCTCCGAGGGGGCCCTCGGCGCGGTCATCCTCGCCGACACCCGCCGCCTGGAGGACTGCTTCGCCGCCGTCGACTTCTTCGAGCAGCGCGGCCTCGGCTTCATCGTCGCCATCAACGAGTTCGACGGCTCCTTCCGCTACGACGCCGACGAGGTGCGCGCGGCGCTCGACCTCGACCCGGAGATTCCCGTCGTCTGCTGCGACGCCCGCATCTCCAGTTCGGGCGTCCAGACCCTGCTCATCCTCGTACGGCACCTCCTCGCCCACACCCCGGCCCAGCTCCCGAGCCACGGAGCCCACACGTGATGTACGACCCGCCGCGTCCGGTCGGCCGGCTGCTGCTCACCCCCGATGACCGGGACGCTCCCGAGCGCGTGGAGCGGCTGCGGCTGCTGGGGCTCGGCGAGTACGCCGAACCGGCCTTCGATGCCTTCGCGGACCGCCTCGCCGAGGTCGCATCGGTGCCGTACGCGATGGTCACCTTCGTCGACGAGTACCGGCAGTTCTTCGCCGGCCTGCATGTGTCGGCGGAGCCCACGGCGGACACCACGGTGCTCGGGGTGGACCGTCGCCTCGCCCGTGACCGCGGCTTCTGCCCCTATGTGGTGGTCCGCCGCAAGGGGCTGGTCCTCGACGACGTGCGTGAATACCCGAAGTTCGCCGGGAACCCCGTCGTCGACGACCACGGCATCCGTTCCTACCTGGGCGCCCCGCTGCTCGACCGCACGGGCATCGCCCTCGGCACGGTCTGCGTCCTGGACGTCCAGCCACGCCCCTGGGGCAGGGCCGGCCTGGAGACCATCAAGTCGATGGCCGCGGAACTGACCGCTCGGATCGAGGAGCGGGAGGCGTTCCCGTGACACGGGCAGCGGTCGGCACATCATGGCGGATTCCACGGCCCGGCAGGGTGTGAAGGAAAGCTGCGGCGGAGCTTAAGAAAACCTCGATGGACCCGGGGTACCGCCGTACGGCAGATTGATCGGCGATCCCACCCCTCTCCCCGGTACGGGCCTGTTCGCCATGCCCGGCGCCGGGGGCGCACCCACAGGAGCCGTCGCGTTGAAGGCGCTGGTCAAGGAGAAGGCGGAGCCCGGGCTGTGGCTCGTCGACGTCCCGGAGCCCGAGGTCGGTCCCGGCGACGTACTGATCAAGGTCCTGCGGACCGGGATCTGCGGCACCGACCTGCACATCAGGTCCTGGGACGGCTGGGCCCGGCA
Proteins encoded:
- a CDS encoding Glu/Leu/Phe/Val dehydrogenase dimerization domain-containing protein, with the protein product MTTPPFVSLTWTDHVTGRRGFLVVDRLVRGVSSGGLRMRPGCTLDEVAGLARGMTMKEALHYAPEGRYVPLGGAKGGIDHDPRDPQAYDVLVRYLRAMRPYIENFWTTGEDLGLTQDLMDRAAAEAGLVSTIQAVYPLLDDEETARRRLADAFAVQVDGIGLDELVGGCGVAESVLTALDRADAPYAGTRVAVQGLGTMGGATARFLARAGLTVVAVADIKGTITNPAGLDIEALLTARDPHGTVDRSALRPDDQEAPADAWLTAEADVLVPAAVSYAIDTTNQHHVNARLIVEAANMPVLPAAEELLAARGVVVLPDVVVNSGTNAWWWWTLFGDIGPTADEAFTHTRRSMRALVDLVLTRAEIDDTTPRAAAHAIAADRVPAITDRFGVHR
- a CDS encoding sensor histidine kinase, coding for MSHLRAPAARADRREGGRHGRSATRAVPSLPEIHIRPQLVRLAVLPPTAVALSACAAVLFTFRAGGARPSLTLWAVLAGAAAVALAGIAIAAVAAGRTAGSVRERLGALRQVSTKSEDDLRALVDALRRGDQPPARGARPEPAADADDFELLSGDLARAHDSAVTAVVQASQLSSHAGSEQKLEVFVNLARRLQSLVQREISILDDLENEIEDPDLLKGLFHVDHLATRIRRHAENLAVLGGAVSRRQWSNPVSMTEVLRSAIAEVEQYSRVKLVPPVDGTLRGHAVADVIHLLAELVENATVFSAPHTQVLLRANLVTSGLAVEVEDRGLGMPVTEQNKMNALLADPDQVNVASLLQDGRIGLFVVSQLARRHGIQVRLQTNIYGGVQAAFVVPQGLLGSDPSDLPQTQTQPQPQTQTQPQTQPHTEQSTGVRRPDAPRHAQPATSQRASAPGPADRPATDRSGRPTPGRPLPAQPGRPTPAQPARPESGHRSAPNPARASVPRQQGPGRAGGRQGPGRGSGGPPPLPVRGARDERPNPAEAVPGVGPDDRRTVAENTGTPPTPRVGGAVRGTMGRPQLPRRRAQQHIVPQLRGGPAPAPRQDPDHYIGHDPGLMAAFQRGIGLAEARQMEGSDWDTSTLDTTAADLAPPAPDAASRIDTGQLNTGHLASASPGGTGRTDALHMELAHMDAPHRDAAQPLGGHPRGVAPIAVPPPSALDAAHDRTSRQDGSTPAG
- a CDS encoding MBL fold metallo-hydrolase, which codes for MSGSGSRSLSSGLRAARPAAFGADPSGARLERIRRSPHFANGVFVNPEGAQVRPSGGAAVEMAKSYFRKDERVRRAPAGLIPVHSTTLADLVRPPASGLRITWMGHSSVLAEIDGHRVLFDPVWGERCSPFAFAGPKRLHPVPVPLAALGPVDVVVISHDHYDHLDMPSIKELAGTDTVFAVPLGVGAHLEHWGVSANRIRELDWHEATKVGGLTLTATPARHFCGRGLRNTQHTLWASWVVAGDEHRIYHSGDTGYFGGFKDIGAEHGPFDITMIQVGAYSEFWPDIHMTPDEGLQTHLDLQGGEPSGVMMPIHWATFNLAMHAWAEPGERMMWATHAAGVTMAAPQPGEPFEPKSTPPVNPWWRAVSQQPVGGWSAWPPVGDRLDLVAES
- a CDS encoding roadblock/LC7 domain-containing protein encodes the protein MASDAPTGHVSDLDWLMSGLVQRVPHTKSAVLLSCDGLVKSVHGLDPDSADHMAALASGLYSLGRSAGVRFGDGGDVRQVVVELDSTLLFVSTAGSGTCLAVLAGREADAAVLGYEMAMLVKSVRPYLVTRPRQSVEPSAMRP
- a CDS encoding DUF742 domain-containing protein, whose product is MPAAGDGPLYDDAAGRLVRPYTVINGRTRPTTALDLLSQVMATGATPLGYLGPEHATALDLCRAPVSVAEVAAHLKLPAAVTKVLLSDLVDCGALTTKPPVFHHNPTDRSLLEAVLDGLRRQL
- a CDS encoding GTP-binding protein; protein product: MDYDDSSDPFPAALKILVAGGFGVGKTTFVGAVSEIAPLSTEELLTTVSAATDNLDGIENKVETTVAMDFGRITLDPRHVLYLFGTPGQQRFWFMWDELSEGALGAVILADTRRLEDCFAAVDFFEQRGLGFIVAINEFDGSFRYDADEVRAALDLDPEIPVVCCDARISSSGVQTLLILVRHLLAHTPAQLPSHGAHT
- a CDS encoding GAF domain-containing protein; translation: MMYDPPRPVGRLLLTPDDRDAPERVERLRLLGLGEYAEPAFDAFADRLAEVASVPYAMVTFVDEYRQFFAGLHVSAEPTADTTVLGVDRRLARDRGFCPYVVVRRKGLVLDDVREYPKFAGNPVVDDHGIRSYLGAPLLDRTGIALGTVCVLDVQPRPWGRAGLETIKSMAAELTARIEEREAFP